One window of the Diospyros lotus cultivar Yz01 chromosome 12, ASM1463336v1, whole genome shotgun sequence genome contains the following:
- the LOC127814104 gene encoding uncharacterized protein LOC127814104 produces the protein MLEDIFKLANMKKTFERAVMVNSYIYTCSGLVNMLRRFTDKKELLKPAKTRFATAFITLGRMHSLKSNLRRMFTSEEWMTSKWVKEAGAKKVVEVILMPSFWNNVVYALKVAGPLVRVLRLVDGEKKPAMGYIYEAMDRAKEAIANSFNGDEKKYTPIFQIIDNRWDVQLHRPLHAAGWYLNLEYFYKAERIDPEIMTGLYECIRKLNPDVKVQDQIDTELSMYSKADEFFGNYMAIRKRAEKSPGTHIYILHYIYNHSR, from the coding sequence atgttagaagatattttcaagttggctaacatgaagaagacatttgagagaGCTGTTATGGTGAATAGCTACATTTATACTTGTTCGGGTCTAGTAAACATGCTTAGAAGGTTTACTGacaagaaagagttgttgaagcctgcaaaaacacggtttgcaactgcctttatcactttgggcaggatgcatagtctgaaaagcaaccttagaaggatgtttacctccgaggaatggatgacaagcaagtgggtaaaagaagcgggggctaaaaaggttgtagaagtgattttgatgccttcattttggaacaatGTTGTATATGCTTTAAAGGTGGCTGGTCCATTGGTGCGTGTACTACGCTTAGTGGATGGTGAGAAGAAGCCGgctatgggatacatatatgaggccatggatagggccaaagaagcgattgctaactcttttaatggggaTGAAAAGAAGTATACACCCATTTTTCAGATCATTGATAATCGATGGGATGTTCAGCTTCACCGCCCCCTGCACGCTGCTGGTTGGTACTTGAACCTAGAATATTTCTACAAGGCTGAACGTATAGATCCAGAGATCATGACTGgcttatatgaatgcattagaAAATTAAATCCAGATGTAAAGGTTCAAGACCAAATTGATACGGAGCTTTCGATGTATAGCAAGGCAGATGagttctttggaaactatatggctattagaaagagagctgagaaatcaccaggtacacacatatatatattacattatatatataatcattctagataa
- the LOC127814105 gene encoding uncharacterized protein LOC127814105, protein MFLHKLLQLHTKRRNKLDQLRLNDLVFVKYNRALKCRYQMRDTIDPIILTHIDESNEWLTEKLDEENDKDDETIFLNDVGDGLTWSNVAAAVGVGEPSYQFRIKQTRSQSGSTSTSTSKRRVTQEIEEKEESEAETEDDEDLEEGEELGDGEEYEGVIERDDEDIDIDVDDLLDDD, encoded by the coding sequence atgtttttgcataaattgttgcaacttcatactaaacggagaaacaagcttgatcaacttcgtttaaacgacttggtgtttgtgaaatacaatagagcattgaAGTGTCGGTATCAAATGCGTGATACCATTGACCCTATCATATTGACCcacattgatgaaagcaatgaatggttgactgaaaaacttgatgaggagaatgataaagatgatgaaactaTTTTTCTAAATGACGTTGGGGATGGGTTGACATGGAGTAATGTCGCTGCGGCTGTAGGAGTTGGAGAGCCTAGTTATCAATTTAGAattaaacaaactcgatcacaatcGGGTTCAACTTCGACTTCGACTTCAAAGCGGCGAGTAACTCAAGAGATTGAAGAAAaggaggaaagtgaggcagagaccgaagatgatgaagacttggaagagggagaagaattgggagatGGAGAAGAATATGAGGGGGTGATTGAaagggatgatgaagatattgacattgatgttgatgatctccttgatgatgattga